CGGCCGGTCCGGCCAGTCGACGCAACTTCGGCCGCCGGAGCTTCACCACCGCACTCTAGAGCGCGCGTGGCGGGTGGCGAAGGATGCCGGCCAGGAAACGCGGGATGCCGAGCAGGTAGCGGCGCCAAAGGCGCTTCGGCTCCTTGTAGAGCCGGTAGCTCCACTCCAGGCCGGAGCGCTGCATCCAGGCCGGCGCGCGGTCGAGGCGGCCGGTGTGGAAGTCGAAGGCCGCGCCGACGCCGATCAGGATCGTCGCGTTCAGCCGGTCGCGGTGGTCGGCCATCCAGCGCTCCTGCTTCGGCGCGCCCAGGCCGACCCAGACGATGTCCGGCCGGGCCTCGTTCATCCGGTCGACCGTCTCGGCGTCCTCGGCGTCGGTCAGCTCCCGGTACGGCGGACACTCCACGCCGACCACCTTCAACGCCGGGTGCCGCTCCTGGAACCGCTCCCGCAGCTCCTCGGCCACGCCCTCCGCGCCACCGTAGAAGTACTGCGTCCAGCCGCGCTCCGCCGACTCCGCGAGCACCCGCTCGAGCAGGTCCGGACCGGCGACGCGGGACATCTGCTCGAAGCCGGCCTTCTTCCCGGCCCAGACCAGCGGCATCCCGTCCGGGACGGTCAGCCCGGACGTGTTGTAGACCTCGGTCAGCCGCGCGTCGGCGCGGGCGTGCAGCAGCGCGTTCATGTCGGAGACGCAGACCAGCTGCCGCTCCTCGGCGTCGATCCAGTCCGCGAACGTGGCGACGGCCGCGTCCAGGTTCGTCACGCTGACGTGGATGCCGAGAACGTCGACCCGTGTCATGAGTCCTCCCCGGTCAGCTGGGCGAGGTCCGCGTCGACCATGATGCGGACGAGCTCCGGGACGTGAACCTGAGCCTTCCAGCCTAGTTCCGTGGTGGCCTTGGACGCGTCGCCGATCAGCGAGTCGACCTCGGTGGGCCGCTCGTACCGCTGGTCATGGTCGACGTACTTCTCCCAGTCCAGCCCGACGTGCTCGAACGCCAGCTCGACGAAATCACGCACCGAGTACGACGTGCCGGTCGCGATCACATAGTCGGCCGGAGTGTCGTGCTGGAGCATCCGCCACATGCCCTCGACATACTCCGGCGCGTACCCCCAGTCGCGGCACGCGGACAGATTGCCCAGGTACAGCCGGTCCTGCTGACCACACTTGATCGCGGCCACCGCGCGGCTGATCTTCCGGGTCACGAACGTCTCACCGCGCCGCGGCGACTCGTGGTTGAACAAGATCCCGTTCACGGCGAACATGTCGTACGCCTCGCGGTAGTTCCGCGTCATCCAGTAGCTGTACAGCTTCGCCGCGCCGTACGGCGAACGTGGGTAGAACGGAGTCTCCTCGTTCTGCGGCGGCGGTGTCGCACCGAACATCTCCGACGACGACGCCTGGTAGAACCGGCAGTCGAGGCCGATCATCCGGATCGCCTCGAGCAGCCGCGTCGTACCCATCCCGGTCGTGTCACCGGTGTACTCCGGCTCGTCGAACGACACCCGTACATGTGACTGCGCTGCCAGGTGGTACACCTCGGACGGTTGAATCGACGCCAGCAGCGTCACCAGGCGCGAACCGTCGGTCAGGTCGCCGTAGTGCAGGAACAACCGCTTGTCCGACGCATGCGGGTCCTCGTACAGGTGGTCGATCCGCTTCGTGTTGAAGGTGCTGGCACGACGGATCAGCCCGTGTACCTCGTACCCCTTGGCCAGCAACAGCTCCGCCAGGTACGAACCGTCCTGACCCGTGATCCCGGTGACGAACGCCTTTTTCACGAGACATGCTCCTGATACCAGGCGTAGGTGGCGGCCACACCTTCTTCGAGACCGATCGACGGCTTCCAGCCCAGCGCGGTCAGCCGGCTCACGTCGAGCAGCTTGCGCGGGGTGCCGTCCGGTTTGGACAAATCGTTGCTCAGGGCACCGGTGTACCCGACGACGCGGGCGACCAGCTCGGCCAGCTCCCGGATCGTCACGTCGTCGCCGACCCCGACGTTGACCGGCTCCGGCGCGTCGTAGCGCGCCAGCAGGTGCAGGCACGCGTCGGCCAGATCGTCGACGTGCAGGAACTCACGCCGAGGCGTGCCACTCCCCCACAGCACCACTTCCGCCGCGTCGGCCGCCTTCGCTTCGTGGAAGCGGCGGATCAGCGCGGGCAGGACGTGCGACGACGTCGGGTCGAAGTTGTCGTTCGGACCGTACAGGTTCGTCGGCATCGCGGAGATCCAGCGCAGACCGTACTGCCGGCGGACCGCCTGGACCTGCATGATGCCGGCGATCTTGGCGATCGCGTACGCGTCGTTGGTCGGCTCCAACTCACCGGTGAGCAGGCTCGACTCGCGGATCGGCTGCTCCGCGTACTTCGGGTAGATGCATGACGAGCCGAGGAACAGCAGCCGCGGCGTGCGCACTTCCAGCGCCGCGTCCATCAGGTTCACCTGGATGCGCAGGTTGTCGCTGAGGAACTCGGTCGGGTGGTCCCGGTTCGCCAGGATGCCGCCGACCCGCGCGGCCGCGTCGATCACCACGTCCGGCCGGTGCTCGGCCAGGAACGCGAACGTCGCGTCCCGGTCGCGGAGATCCAGTTCCTTCGAGCTCGCCCCGATCAGCTGGGTGACGCCCGCGGCCTGCAACCGGCGCCAGATCGCCGATCCGACCAGACCGCGATGGCCGGCCACGTAGACCCGGGTTTCAGAATTCATCAGTACGCTCCCGCGCCATAGATCACCGCGCGCACGGTCTTCCAGAGGATCAGCAGGTCAAGGGTCATCGACCAGTTGTCGACGTACCGCAGGTCGAGCCGGACCGACTCGTCCCAGGACAGGTCGCTGCGGCCGCTGACCTGCCACAGACCGGTCATACCGGGCTTCACCAGCATCCGGCGCGAGTCGTCGGCCGCGTACAGCGCGACTTCCTCGGCCAGCGGCGGCCGCGGCCCGACCAGCGACATGTCGCCGCGGACCACGTTGAACAGCTGCGGCAGCTCGTCCAGCGAGAAGCGCCGAATCCACCTGCCCAGCGGGGTCATCCGCGGGTCGTCGCGCATCTTGAAGATGACGCCGTTGCCGTCGCTGAGCGAGTACAGGTCCCCGAGCCGCTCCTCGGCATCGGAGTACATGCTGCGGAACTTCAGCATGGTGAACTCGATGCCCGCGCGGCCGACTCGCTGCTGCCGGAACAGGATCTGGCCGGGGCTGGTCAGTTTGACCGCGATCGCGAGGCCGATCAGCAACGGCGACAGCAGCATCAGGATGCCGAGCGCGACCACCCGGTCGAAGACGGCCTTCATCAGGTGCGGACCGCCGCTGACCGACGGCCGCTCCAGGTGCAGCAGCGACAGACCGGCGACCGGGCGGACCGAGATCCGCGGGCCGGCCACCTCGATGATGCCGGGCGAGACGATCAGCTCGATGCCGCGCTGCTCCAGCGCCCAGGACAGCCGCCGCAGCGACTGGCCGGCCAGCTCCGGATCGGTCGCGATCGCGACCACCTCGACCGCGTGCCGGTCGGCGGCGGCGAGGATGTCCGGCTCGTCCAGCTCCTCGGGCTGCAGCGGCCCGGACTCGGCCGCGACGTGCTGGTCGCCGCGCGGGCGGCAGGTCGCCACCACGCGGAAACCGTCGGTCGGCCGGCTCTCAAGGTGCTCACACAGCGTCGCGGCCGGGCCACTGCGCCCGACCACGAGAACCCTGTGCATGCAGCGACCTCGGACCCGGTGGCGGTGCAGATCCTTCCGCAACGCGTACCGCAGCAGCAGCGCCGAGACGACCAGGACCGGAATCGCGAGCACCACGAAGCCACGGGCGATCTCGGTCTTGGTGACATAGGACGTCATCGCGACCAGCGCGGTCAGCCCGACGCCGGAGCGCAGCAACGACCGGAACTCGTCCGGCCCGGCGCCGAAGTAGCGCGAGTCGTAGCCCTTTGAGAGCGCGACCACGCCGATCCAGGCCAGTGGGAGCAGACTGCTCACGACCAGGTAGCTGGAACCGACGTGGTACCCGAAGCGGGTCAGCAGCGCGACGGACACGCCGAACATGGCGGCCAGCAGGTCACCGCCGACGGCGGCCCAGCGGTACACCCCGACCCAGCGTGGCTCGGTCGACCGGGACGGCAGCGGAACAATTGCCGGGACCTCGTGCGGCACGACCCAGAGCGGCCGGTGCCCGTCCACCCTGTCCGGCGCCTCAGCTCCGTTCACGACCGCCCCTCGGTTCCACGCTGCGACCGACCGGGCCGTTGCGTGCCCTCGGCGTTCCCCAGCTTGCCGTCCCCAGAATTCACCCGCGCGTTGGCGACGAGTCACCGAAGATTACTACGTGACCAAGCCGGGAGCGACCGCCGGGCCGCGAGCTTGTGGAGAACTTGGCCAGGTCCTTACAAGGCCGCGACCTGCCGAATCGCTGCGCCCGCAACGAAATCCCGCAACCGGCGGCCGGCGATTCCGGCCGCGAACCGGGCCTGAACCCCTTCAAACGCTGCGGTTGCCATCTGTTCCCGGGCCGCTGGGTCCGACATCAGGCTGATCAGTACGCCGGCAGCGGCTGACGGATCGTCCAGCGGCCAGAACAGGCCGTCCGTGCCCGGGCGGACGATTTCGGGTACTCCACCGACCGCTGCCGCGATCACCGGAAGCCCTTCCGCCATTGCCTCGACCAGCACGATGCCAAAGCTCTCTGTTGTCGAGGTGTGACAGTAGAGGCGGTGTGACCGCATCAGTTGCCGCGGGTTCGATTGGTAGCCCAGGAAGGACACCTGGTCTGCCAGACCCAGTTCGGCTGCCCGTGTCTGCAGTGCGCGCCGGTCGACGCCGTCACCGACCACGGACAGCGTGTAGCGATGGCCACGGGCAGCTGCTTCGGCAAGTACCTCCAGCAGATACCGGTGGTTCTTTCGCGAGTCCAGACGCCCAACAGTGATCAGATCTGCCTGTACTACTGGGCTGTCCGTTGTCGGTACGTCCGTCGTCACCGCATTGGGTACAA
The genomic region above belongs to Kribbella solani and contains:
- a CDS encoding WecB/TagA/CpsF family glycosyltransferase, giving the protein MTRVDVLGIHVSVTNLDAAVATFADWIDAEERQLVCVSDMNALLHARADARLTEVYNTSGLTVPDGMPLVWAGKKAGFEQMSRVAGPDLLERVLAESAERGWTQYFYGGAEGVAEELRERFQERHPALKVVGVECPPYRELTDAEDAETVDRMNEARPDIVWVGLGAPKQERWMADHRDRLNATILIGVGAAFDFHTGRLDRAPAWMQRSGLEWSYRLYKEPKRLWRRYLLGIPRFLAGILRHPPRAL
- the gmd gene encoding GDP-mannose 4,6-dehydratase, with translation MKKAFVTGITGQDGSYLAELLLAKGYEVHGLIRRASTFNTKRIDHLYEDPHASDKRLFLHYGDLTDGSRLVTLLASIQPSEVYHLAAQSHVRVSFDEPEYTGDTTGMGTTRLLEAIRMIGLDCRFYQASSSEMFGATPPPQNEETPFYPRSPYGAAKLYSYWMTRNYREAYDMFAVNGILFNHESPRRGETFVTRKISRAVAAIKCGQQDRLYLGNLSACRDWGYAPEYVEGMWRMLQHDTPADYVIATGTSYSVRDFVELAFEHVGLDWEKYVDHDQRYERPTEVDSLIGDASKATTELGWKAQVHVPELVRIMVDADLAQLTGEDS
- a CDS encoding GDP-L-fucose synthase family protein: MNSETRVYVAGHRGLVGSAIWRRLQAAGVTQLIGASSKELDLRDRDATFAFLAEHRPDVVIDAAARVGGILANRDHPTEFLSDNLRIQVNLMDAALEVRTPRLLFLGSSCIYPKYAEQPIRESSLLTGELEPTNDAYAIAKIAGIMQVQAVRRQYGLRWISAMPTNLYGPNDNFDPTSSHVLPALIRRFHEAKAADAAEVVLWGSGTPRREFLHVDDLADACLHLLARYDAPEPVNVGVGDDVTIRELAELVARVVGYTGALSNDLSKPDGTPRKLLDVSRLTALGWKPSIGLEEGVAATYAWYQEHVS
- a CDS encoding exopolysaccharide biosynthesis polyprenyl glycosylphosphotransferase, which translates into the protein MNGAEAPDRVDGHRPLWVVPHEVPAIVPLPSRSTEPRWVGVYRWAAVGGDLLAAMFGVSVALLTRFGYHVGSSYLVVSSLLPLAWIGVVALSKGYDSRYFGAGPDEFRSLLRSGVGLTALVAMTSYVTKTEIARGFVVLAIPVLVVSALLLRYALRKDLHRHRVRGRCMHRVLVVGRSGPAATLCEHLESRPTDGFRVVATCRPRGDQHVAAESGPLQPEELDEPDILAAADRHAVEVVAIATDPELAGQSLRRLSWALEQRGIELIVSPGIIEVAGPRISVRPVAGLSLLHLERPSVSGGPHLMKAVFDRVVALGILMLLSPLLIGLAIAVKLTSPGQILFRQQRVGRAGIEFTMLKFRSMYSDAEERLGDLYSLSDGNGVIFKMRDDPRMTPLGRWIRRFSLDELPQLFNVVRGDMSLVGPRPPLAEEVALYAADDSRRMLVKPGMTGLWQVSGRSDLSWDESVRLDLRYVDNWSMTLDLLILWKTVRAVIYGAGAY
- a CDS encoding glycosyltransferase family 4 protein; protein product: MSEPEIVIATLMRPEGGSGLQAHVRTFREHLQAIDEPVSVVSPFMARSPFVLPVFAARLGIRPFSRPAAVWWHQYWHARYLRSALAAQLKDRPDAVVYAQCPISAGVALQVRTTQPVVMVAHFNVSQADEWADEGEIPRDGRLYRSIRSFEARVLGALDGIVYVSEYTRNGLEERIPALRDVPHAVVPNAVTTDVPTTDSPVVQADLITVGRLDSRKNHRYLLEVLAEAAARGHRYTLSVVGDGVDRRALQTRAAELGLADQVSFLGYQSNPRQLMRSHRLYCHTSTTESFGIVLVEAMAEGLPVIAAAVGGVPEIVRPGTDGLFWPLDDPSAAAGVLISLMSDPAAREQMATAAFEGVQARFAAGIAGRRLRDFVAGAAIRQVAAL